A region of Liolophura sinensis isolate JHLJ2023 chromosome 8, CUHK_Ljap_v2, whole genome shotgun sequence DNA encodes the following proteins:
- the LOC135472931 gene encoding uncharacterized protein LOC135472931 has protein sequence MVYTTAVFLLGTFVFGTHAWGPTDCAYSVWSEWRSYNSGTFQFRTRDILRNARQGGQPCVGDRVEYRPVNAQLDPGFEGFLSMFLAGNAPSYNLAGGGFYTLSRDFVILLDTTVNVQLFPYYKSLVSNILGKVCGDFSSNPSDNRVTMASFDSSETAIHTFSDTQSREIMQDKVLRVPRSQYSTYANIIPAADFARTTLHSDTSGTRTYNNATKEVLLVTSSPDYCSRGLTRALNRLRTVAEVYILVIGRPSNSCLESLTTSPTEFHFRQLEDVAAITDGSALLLDQSQGNNFCVRNTGGGQHY, from the exons ATGGTTTACACTACGGCTGTTTTCCTGTTGGGCACCTTCGTCTTCGGCACGCATGCATGGGGTCCGACAGACTGCGCCTACTCCGTCTGGAGCGAATGGAGATCTTACAACAGCGGGACTTTCCAGTTCCGCACTCGGGACATCCTCCGTAACGCCAGGCAAGGTGGCCAGCCATGTGTTGGGGACAGAGTTGAATACAGACCAGTCAACG cGCAACTCGATCCGGGTTTTGAGGGATTTTTGTCCATGTTTTTGGCGGGAAACGCCCCGTCGTACAACTTAGCTGGAGGAGGGTTCTATACGCTGTCACGTGACTTTGTCATTCTTCTCGACACAACAGTAAATGTCCAGTTGTTCCCATATTATAAATCTCTGGTGTCGAACATCTTGGGGAAGGTATGCGGGGATTTCTCAAGCAACCCCAGTGACAACCGAGTCACTATGGCGTCGTTTGACAGCTCAGAGACGGCGATTCACACATTTTCTGATACCCagtcaagggagataatgcaGGACAAAGTCCTGAGGGTTCCTAGATCCCAGTACAGCACTTACGCTAACATCATACCGGCAGCTGACTTTGCCAGGACCACTTTGCACAGTGATACTTCAG GCACCAGAACATATAACAATGCAACAAAGGAAGTTCTCCTTGTGACGTCATCTCCGGATTACTGCTCGCGCGGTCTGACCAGAGCCTTGAATCGTCTTCGTACCGTAGCTGAAGTTTACATCCTTGTCATTGGTCGCCCTAGTAACTCCTGCCTGGAGAGCCTTACCACTTCTCCGACCGAGTTTCACTTCCGGCAGCTTGAGGACGTCGCTGCTATCACGGACGGTTCTGCACTTTTGTTAGATCAGTCGCAAGGAAACAACTTCTGCGTTCGCAACACGGGTGGTGGACAACACTACTGA